The Lewinellaceae bacterium genome includes a region encoding these proteins:
- a CDS encoding sigma-70 family RNA polymerase sigma factor codes for MLKLWSRNNDDYSDEELLNLYLKSDDLSHLGVLFQRYMELTFGVCLKYLKDEALAEDAVMNIFEEVAQKVKKHEIAAFRGWLYVLSKNHCLMKLRKDKKHLSVNITPENMYSAEEMHPLDEPSEAEEREKHLIDCLETLTALQKECVDMFYYQGYSYKEIAEMKDEEIGKIRSHIQNGRRNLKICIENKYNQSGE; via the coding sequence ATGCTTAAACTCTGGAGCCGAAATAATGATGATTACAGCGATGAGGAATTGCTGAATCTTTACCTTAAAAGTGACGACCTGTCGCATTTGGGCGTATTATTTCAGCGGTATATGGAATTGACTTTCGGAGTTTGTCTTAAGTATCTGAAGGATGAGGCCCTTGCGGAAGATGCGGTGATGAATATATTTGAAGAGGTGGCACAAAAGGTAAAAAAACACGAAATTGCAGCATTCAGGGGATGGCTCTATGTATTGAGTAAAAATCATTGCCTGATGAAACTCAGGAAGGATAAAAAACATTTGAGTGTAAATATTACGCCTGAAAATATGTATTCTGCAGAAGAAATGCATCCTCTGGATGAACCCTCCGAAGCAGAAGAAAGAGAAAAACATTTGATAGATTGCCTTGAAACGCTCACGGCACTACAAAAGGAGTGTGTCGATATGTTTTATTACCAGGGGTATTCTTACAAAGAGATCGCAGAAATGAAAGACGAGGAAATCGGAAAAATCCGTTCCCATATTCAGAATGGCCGACGAAATTTGAAAATATGTATTGAGAATAAATATAACCAGAGTGGAGAGTAA
- a CDS encoding patatin-like phospholipase family protein, with amino-acid sequence MKQWLNDIYHSFPVQLTIMHLRSNLILVTIWVSLVLFITGILGGNLGFPSLFLDPEYFGRVGFVSFFIVGAAYGLFFMSWNLATYLLTVHQFPFLASLARPFTKFCINNFIIPATFVLFYLTRVTYFQSTFGRLPPSDIMLYTLGFMLGILTSLILYALYFQFTNKDISSYKKRNRLLPHLIPGLAPSRPNIDIDYIKQPEQNKRVKIYLNEFMRPKIVRSVAHYESSFLRSIFKQNHLNALLFQLLTVFILILLGLLIDYPASRIPAGASILILLSILIAFIGAISYWFGEWNVIVFIVVLLLINHLTSFDFFHRDNLVYGLDYSVPATKYNAKKLKRISDTGIIEEDIAATQTILDNWRKINDPGNGEKPKLTILCVSGGGLKAAAWAFRNIQLADSLTQGRFLHSNVLITGASGGMLGAAYLRELYLRKQKGDLLDLYSQAYLDNITKDLLNSVSFTWVANDLFLPFAKFKSGEQTYYKDRGYIFERQFNENTDFVLQKKLADYQQPEAEGIIPMMYITPSIINDARRLIISPQGVSFMMLAPAGLQLHGEVDIDAVDFGWLFAAHNPGALHFTSALRMNATYPYVLPNAHLPSSPEIQVIDAGFRDNFGVLSATRFLQTFKAWILENTSGVVLVQINSAEKTGSILPNRNQGTIERLIEPLGLMGLMFTVQGFEQDNNLGFVMDLLGRDHFELVRFNYTPLDAETPSPPVSFHISALEKKNLLDAIQSEENQRAMQRLMELLSHEKIPAAGK; translated from the coding sequence ATGAAACAATGGTTGAACGATATATACCACTCTTTTCCGGTGCAACTGACCATAATGCACCTGCGGAGTAATTTAATCCTTGTGACTATATGGGTTTCCCTTGTACTTTTTATTACAGGAATCCTTGGAGGAAACCTCGGCTTTCCCAGTTTGTTCCTTGATCCTGAATATTTTGGTCGAGTTGGTTTTGTCAGTTTTTTTATCGTAGGGGCAGCTTACGGGCTTTTTTTTATGAGCTGGAATCTGGCGACCTATCTTTTAACAGTCCATCAATTCCCTTTTCTCGCTTCCCTGGCGCGGCCGTTTACCAAATTTTGCATCAACAATTTCATTATACCTGCTACCTTCGTCCTTTTTTACCTGACCCGGGTCACCTACTTTCAGTCCACCTTCGGACGGTTACCCCCCTCTGATATCATGCTTTACACCCTGGGGTTCATGCTGGGCATATTAACCTCACTGATATTGTATGCCCTTTATTTCCAGTTTACCAATAAAGATATTTCTTCTTACAAAAAGCGAAACCGGCTACTCCCCCACCTCATCCCTGGACTAGCCCCCAGCCGTCCCAATATAGACATTGATTACATCAAGCAGCCTGAGCAAAATAAAAGGGTGAAAATTTATCTCAATGAATTTATGCGCCCGAAGATCGTCAGGAGCGTAGCGCATTATGAATCGAGTTTCCTCAGGAGCATTTTCAAACAAAACCACCTGAATGCACTCCTTTTTCAATTGCTGACAGTTTTCATTCTTATCCTGCTGGGGTTACTGATCGATTATCCTGCATCCCGAATCCCTGCAGGAGCCAGTATCCTGATCCTGCTGAGTATCCTGATCGCCTTTATCGGAGCGATAAGCTACTGGTTCGGCGAATGGAACGTAATCGTTTTTATTGTTGTGCTTCTTCTCATCAACCATCTTACGAGTTTTGATTTTTTCCACCGGGACAATCTCGTTTATGGCTTGGATTATTCGGTGCCGGCGACGAAATACAACGCTAAAAAACTCAAAAGAATATCCGATACCGGGATCATTGAGGAAGATATTGCCGCAACACAAACAATCCTGGATAACTGGCGAAAAATCAACGACCCCGGCAACGGGGAAAAACCAAAACTCACGATACTCTGTGTCAGCGGCGGCGGTTTAAAAGCTGCCGCCTGGGCCTTTAGGAACATACAGCTGGCCGACAGTCTCACCCAGGGTAGATTTTTGCATAGCAATGTACTCATCACCGGCGCTTCCGGAGGCATGCTGGGAGCGGCGTACCTCAGGGAACTCTATCTCCGAAAACAAAAAGGAGACCTGCTGGATCTATATAGTCAGGCGTACCTGGATAATATTACCAAAGACCTGCTCAACTCCGTCTCCTTTACCTGGGTGGCCAACGACCTGTTCCTTCCTTTTGCCAAATTCAAATCCGGGGAACAAACCTATTACAAGGACCGGGGTTATATTTTTGAAAGGCAATTCAATGAAAATACGGATTTTGTGTTACAAAAAAAACTCGCAGATTATCAACAACCCGAAGCGGAAGGCATTATCCCCATGATGTACATCACCCCTTCCATCATCAATGATGCTCGTCGGTTGATCATATCACCACAGGGCGTATCGTTTATGATGCTCGCTCCGGCAGGGCTTCAACTTCACGGGGAGGTGGATATAGATGCGGTAGATTTTGGCTGGCTGTTTGCAGCCCACAATCCTGGGGCGCTGCACTTCACATCTGCCCTTAGAATGAACGCCACTTATCCTTATGTTTTACCTAATGCACACCTTCCAAGTTCTCCGGAAATACAGGTCATAGATGCCGGCTTTCGCGACAATTTCGGGGTCCTGTCAGCTACCCGATTCCTGCAAACTTTTAAAGCCTGGATATTGGAAAATACAAGTGGGGTAGTTCTTGTTCAGATCAACAGTGCTGAAAAAACGGGATCGATCCTTCCCAACAGGAACCAGGGAACTATTGAAAGACTCATTGAACCACTCGGACTCATGGGACTCATGTTTACCGTTCAGGGTTTTGAACAGGACAATAACCTCGGATTTGTGATGGATCTTCTGGGCAGGGACCATTTTGAGCTGGTACGATTCAATTATACTCCTTTGGATGCGGAAACTCCATCACCGCCCGTATCCTTCCACATTAGCGCACTTGAAAAAAAGAATTTACTGGATGCCATACAATCGGAAGAGAATCAACGAGCCATGCAACGACTCATGGAACTGCTTTCCCATGAAAAAATTCCAGCAGCGGGCAAATAA
- a CDS encoding UDP-glucose/GDP-mannose dehydrogenase family protein, protein MNITVVGTGYVGLVTGTCFAETGNTVTCVDIDKAKVEKMQNGIVPIYEPGLELLFERNSRQGRLKFTTDLEEGIKDAQIIFLALPTPPGGDGAADLSYVLGVAKDLSKIITDYKVIVDKSTVPVGTAEIVHKALAEGLDESLFDVVSNPEFLREGVAVDDFMKPDRVVIGTSSARAKKVMEQLYKPFLRQGNPIYFMDERSAEMTKYTANAYLATRITFMNEIANLCEILGADVDMVRMGVGSDSRIGKRFLFPGVGFGGSCFPKDVQALFKTATDNGYDFKILNAVLNVNDRQRLLVAEKIIKYFGGDLKGKTIALWGLAFKPNTDDIREAPALYTIEKLLAAGAKIKTYDPEAMDNVRELLGDKIQFAEDQYDALEGSDALAILTEWSVFRTPSFTAMDKLMHNKVIFDGRNLYDLEMMKERGYYYDSVGRAVVNP, encoded by the coding sequence ATGAATATAACAGTGGTCGGAACGGGATACGTAGGACTTGTCACAGGAACTTGTTTTGCGGAAACAGGAAATACGGTAACCTGCGTGGACATCGATAAAGCCAAGGTGGAAAAAATGCAAAACGGCATTGTCCCCATTTACGAACCGGGACTGGAACTTTTGTTCGAAAGAAATTCCAGGCAAGGAAGGTTGAAATTTACCACTGACCTGGAAGAAGGAATAAAGGACGCACAGATCATTTTCCTGGCCCTGCCCACTCCTCCCGGGGGCGATGGTGCTGCGGATCTGTCTTATGTTTTAGGTGTGGCCAAAGACTTGTCGAAGATCATTACCGACTACAAGGTCATTGTCGATAAAAGTACGGTTCCGGTGGGGACGGCCGAAATTGTGCATAAGGCTCTTGCTGAAGGGCTCGACGAATCGCTTTTTGATGTAGTGAGTAATCCTGAATTTTTAAGAGAGGGCGTAGCCGTGGATGATTTTATGAAACCGGATCGGGTGGTCATCGGAACCAGTTCTGCACGGGCAAAAAAAGTGATGGAGCAATTGTATAAACCATTTTTACGCCAGGGCAACCCCATTTATTTCATGGATGAACGCTCCGCGGAAATGACCAAATATACCGCCAATGCTTACCTGGCTACCCGCATTACTTTTATGAATGAAATTGCCAACCTATGCGAGATTTTGGGGGCCGATGTGGACATGGTTCGCATGGGCGTGGGAAGTGATTCCCGGATTGGCAAAAGGTTTCTTTTTCCGGGAGTAGGCTTCGGGGGCAGTTGTTTTCCCAAAGATGTTCAGGCACTTTTCAAAACAGCTACAGACAATGGGTATGATTTTAAAATATTGAATGCTGTACTGAATGTAAATGACCGGCAAAGGCTTTTGGTAGCCGAAAAAATCATCAAATATTTCGGAGGCGATCTGAAAGGCAAAACCATCGCTTTATGGGGATTGGCCTTCAAACCCAATACCGATGATATTCGGGAAGCCCCGGCATTGTATACCATTGAAAAATTATTGGCTGCAGGAGCAAAAATTAAAACCTACGATCCCGAAGCTATGGATAATGTGAGGGAATTGCTCGGGGATAAGATTCAGTTTGCCGAAGATCAATACGATGCCCTGGAAGGTTCAGACGCTTTGGCAATACTGACAGAGTGGAGCGTTTTTCGAACCCCAAGTTTCACCGCCATGGATAAATTGATGCACAACAAGGTCATCTTTGACGGCCGGAA
- a CDS encoding von Willebrand factor type A domain-containing protein, giving the protein MKNLFYFITAAVVLFAAAAFVTPQTSTYKGSFFVQDKDITITGTVRDNNGNPLMGASVLEKGTQRGAMTDIDGKYSLNVTNDKAIIVFSYIGFTPREIQLGKSQILDVIMTVSTTLEECIVVGYTKETASKEYPVTTTAEKFQKNRRQNKKIFDALSGKVTGVRIQKDDEVIQDSRSETKNYDVDGKKNQKSPTPPAPQTLQVAPPPPPNTTTPKQMVKADEPKPAPAPQPTPPVSMASGDVKKPKTAIETGATTIKMDTLLDYAAERYEEIYENPFLAATKTPLSTFSIDVDAAAYSNMRRFVNNGALPPKDAVRIEEMINYFNYDYPEPKGEHPFEIITEIADCPWQKGHKLLHIGLQGKRIAKADLPATNLVFLIDVSGSMNSSNKLPLLQQSLNLLIDNLRQNDFVSIVVYAGAAGVVLNPTNGSDKPGIKAAINRLQAGGSTAGGAGIELAYNMARKNFIRGGNNRVILATDGDFNVGVSNDDALVKLIEKERESGVFLTVLGFGMGNYQDAKMQKLADKGNGNHAYIDNIDEAKKVLINEFGGTIFAIAKDVKLQLEFNQEQVKGYRLIGYENRLLADKDFDDDTKDAGELGAGHTVTALYEIIPANYQTPYIVDTDQSRVDLEPATAFSGQSNELVHIKFRYKEPDGKKSKLLEKGAVDMNIPWEKSSDNFRWSAAVAEFGLLLRDSKYQGASSWNGLKKMAENAKGKDTNGYRAEMIRLVEDATILAKKPMAGK; this is encoded by the coding sequence ATGAAAAATTTGTTCTATTTTATTACAGCTGCCGTGGTGTTGTTCGCGGCAGCTGCTTTTGTAACACCGCAAACTTCAACGTACAAAGGATCCTTTTTTGTACAAGACAAAGACATTACGATTACAGGAACGGTCAGGGATAATAATGGAAACCCTTTAATGGGTGCCTCTGTCCTGGAAAAAGGAACCCAAAGAGGTGCTATGACAGATATTGACGGCAAATACAGCCTGAATGTTACCAATGACAAAGCCATTATTGTTTTCAGTTACATCGGATTTACCCCCCGGGAAATTCAATTGGGTAAAAGTCAAATACTGGATGTAATCATGACCGTCAGTACAACCCTTGAAGAATGTATAGTCGTGGGTTATACTAAGGAAACAGCATCAAAAGAGTACCCGGTAACCACCACGGCTGAAAAGTTTCAAAAAAATCGCAGGCAAAACAAAAAAATTTTTGATGCGCTGAGTGGAAAAGTAACAGGAGTCAGGATACAAAAAGATGATGAGGTCATACAAGACTCCCGTTCCGAAACCAAAAACTATGATGTTGACGGGAAAAAAAATCAAAAAAGCCCCACTCCCCCGGCTCCACAAACACTCCAGGTAGCGCCACCGCCGCCGCCAAACACCACAACTCCGAAACAAATGGTAAAAGCCGATGAACCCAAGCCTGCACCGGCTCCCCAGCCAACCCCTCCGGTTTCCATGGCCAGTGGCGATGTAAAAAAACCAAAAACTGCCATTGAAACAGGGGCTACTACCATAAAAATGGATACCCTCCTGGATTATGCTGCTGAGCGGTATGAGGAAATTTATGAAAACCCGTTTTTAGCCGCCACCAAAACGCCGCTCTCCACCTTTTCCATAGATGTGGATGCTGCGGCCTACAGCAATATGCGCCGTTTTGTGAACAATGGCGCCCTGCCTCCAAAAGATGCCGTGCGCATTGAGGAAATGATCAATTATTTCAACTACGACTACCCTGAACCAAAAGGGGAACACCCTTTTGAGATCATCACGGAAATTGCTGATTGTCCATGGCAAAAAGGCCATAAGTTACTGCACATTGGCCTGCAGGGAAAACGCATTGCCAAGGCAGATCTTCCCGCTACCAACCTCGTATTTTTGATCGATGTATCGGGCAGTATGAACAGCTCCAATAAACTTCCCTTATTGCAACAATCCCTCAACCTGCTCATCGACAACCTCCGGCAGAATGATTTTGTCTCCATCGTCGTTTACGCCGGTGCGGCTGGCGTGGTGCTGAATCCTACCAATGGCTCGGACAAACCAGGCATTAAAGCGGCCATCAACCGTTTGCAGGCCGGAGGTTCCACCGCCGGAGGTGCAGGGATTGAACTGGCTTACAATATGGCCCGGAAAAATTTCATCCGGGGAGGCAATAACCGGGTTATCCTGGCTACGGATGGCGATTTTAACGTAGGCGTCAGCAATGACGATGCCCTGGTAAAGCTGATCGAAAAGGAAAGAGAAAGTGGCGTATTCCTGACGGTCCTCGGTTTCGGAATGGGCAATTACCAGGACGCAAAAATGCAAAAACTGGCCGACAAAGGCAATGGCAACCATGCTTACATCGACAATATTGATGAAGCCAAAAAAGTGCTGATCAATGAATTTGGCGGAACGATCTTCGCCATTGCCAAGGATGTTAAATTACAATTGGAATTCAACCAGGAACAGGTAAAAGGTTACCGCCTCATCGGATACGAAAACCGCCTGTTGGCCGATAAGGATTTTGACGACGACACCAAGGACGCCGGAGAATTGGGCGCCGGACATACGGTGACCGCTCTTTATGAAATCATCCCCGCTAATTACCAGACGCCCTATATTGTAGATACGGATCAATCCAGGGTTGACCTTGAGCCGGCAACCGCATTTTCAGGTCAGTCCAATGAATTGGTGCATATCAAATTCCGATACAAGGAACCAGATGGCAAAAAAAGTAAATTACTTGAAAAAGGAGCGGTGGATATGAATATTCCATGGGAGAAAAGTTCGGATAATTTTAGATGGTCAGCCGCTGTAGCCGAATTCGGATTGTTGCTCCGCGATTCTAAATATCAAGGGGCCTCCAGTTGGAACGGTTTGAAAAAAATGGCCGAAAATGCGAAAGGAAAAGATACCAATGGATACCGGGCTGAAATGATCCGGTTGGTTGAGGACGCGACCATCCTGGCGAAAAAACCCATGGCCGGTAAATAG